TGTCCCGGCCGGCCGGGTGGTCGCGATCGGCGCCCTGCCGCTGCCCGGGGAGCCCGTGCGTGCGCTCGCGCACCTGCGCGACGTCACCGCGGAGCGGCGTCAGCACGAGGCGCTGAGCTCGTTCGCCGGCGTGGTCGCCCACGACCTGATCAACCCGATCGCGCTCGTCCAGGGCTGGGCCGAGACCATCGCCGTCGAGCTCGAGGACGGCCCGCTGGACCCGGCGATCGGGGCGCCGATGGTCGAGCGCATCCAGGTCGGTGCCCACCGTATGCGGTCGCTCATCGACGACCTGCTCGGCTACACCCTGGCGCGGGACGCGCAGGTGCTACCGCAGGCGGTCGACGTCACGGCCCTGGTCGAGGAGATCGCGCTGTTGCGCGAGTCGGGCCCTCGCCGCCCGATCGTGCAGGTCGAGCCCCGCCTCGTCGCCTGGGCCGACCGCGCTCTGGTGCGGCAGCTGATCGACAACCTGGTGGGCAACAGCATCAAGTACACCGACCCCGATCTGCGCCCCGTGATCGCCGTGACCGGCCGGCAGCAGGGCAGCTGGGTCGAGCTGCGCATCTCGGACAACGGCGTCGGCATCCCTCCGGACCAGCGCGAGGCGGTCTTCACCGCCTTCGAGCGCGGCGGTACGGCACTCAGCAGCGGCACCGGCCTGGGCCTGGCGATCTGCAAGCAGATCGTCGAGCGTCACCACGGGACGGTCCACGCCGAGGCCGGTCCGCACGGCACCGGCACCACCATCGTCGTACGTCTGCCGCGGACGCCGGCGGCGTACGACGAGCCGCAGGGCGGTGCCGTCAAGGAGAGCGTCCCGGCGCAACGCGTCGCGATCAGCTGAGAGCGGCTGCGCACCAGCTCTCGCTCGCAGCCCACAGCAGCCGCGCGCGTCCGGGGTCGACGGCGTACGCCGCGACGTCGTCGGAAGGAGCGCAGTCGGCGAGATAGACCGCCTCCGACGTGTCCGGCGCCCGCGTCGCCGCCCAGACCTGCGTGGCCGCACCCTGCTCGGGATTCACGAACTCCAGCCACGGGCTCTTGGTGGGGTCACCGGCACGGCGCTCGCGGACGAGCCGCCCGAGCTCGGAGAAGTCGTCGCGGGACATGTGCCGTCCCAGCTCGGTGGCGACAGTGCCGGGGTGCACCGCGAACGCGGTCAGCCCGGCGTCGGCGTACCGCTCGCGCAGACCGACGGTGAACAGCACGTTGGCCGTCTTCGACGCCCCGTAGGCGACGAACTTGTCGTAGGGCCGGTGCTCCCAGTGCGGGTCCCCCAGGTCGACGTCGCCGAGGACGTGGCCCCCCGACGACAGGGTGACCACGCGCGGACGCTCGGCGGTCAACAGCGTCGGAAGGAGCGCGGTGGTGAGGGCGAAGTGCCCGACGTGGTTGACGCCGAGCTGCCGCTCGAACCCGTCGGCGGTGCGGTCCAGCGGGGTGAACATGACGCCGGCGTTGTTCATCAGCACGTCCAGCCGGTCGGTGAGCGCGGCGACCTCCTGGGCTGCCGCTCGCACGGACGTCAGGTCCGCCAGGTCCAGGTGGACCGGGTGCACCTCGGCATCGGCGACCTCGCTGCGGATCTGCTCGGCGGTGTCCACCAGGCCGGTGGTCGAGCGACCGAGCAGCAGCACGCGCGCACCGGCGCCCGCCAGCGCCAGCGCCGACGCGCGGCCCAGCCCGCTCGTGGCTCCGGTGATCGCGCAGGTGCGCCCGTGCAGGTCGAGGCCGGCCACCACCTGGCGCGCGGTGGGGCTCGACTGCTCCGGTGTCGTGGTCAAGGGGCCTCCTCGTGGTTGTGCGAGTCTGGCGGGGGAGCGGGGTGCGTGCCGGCGCCGGTCCAGCGCAGTGGGACCGGGCGGCGCGGAGAGGCCGGCCGAACGCCTACCGTGCGAGGCGCTCGTCTCCCGGAAGGACCGCCATGGACACCGCCCGTCGCCTCGTGATGCGTCGTCGATGACGGGCGTGCGCACGGAGCTCGACGGACCCGTCGCGGTCCTGACCCTCGACGGTCCCGAGAAGCTGAACGCGTTCTCCGCCCGCACCGCATCCGCGCTGGGAGCGGCGTACGCCGCCTGCGACGCCGATGACCGGATCCGGGCCGTCGTGCTGACCGGTGAGGGGAGGGCGTTCTGCGCCGGCGCCGACATGAGCCCGGCCGCGGACGCGTTCGCCGCCCGCGACCGGGAGTTCTCGGCGTCACCGGTCGACCCGCCGGCCTGGCGGGTGCGCAAGCCGGTGCTCGCCGCGGTCAACGGCCACGCCATCGGCATCGGCCTGACGATCGCGCTGCAGTGCGACCTCCGGCTCGTCGCCGAGGACGCGAAGCTCGCCATCCCGCAGGTACGCCGGGGGATGGTCGGCGACGCGCAGAGCCACCACACGCTGCGGCAGCTGGTCGGGATGGCCACCGCCGCCGACCTGCTGCTGACCGGACGCACGATCACCGGGGCGGAGGCCGCCCGTCGCGGCATCGCCACCGAGGCGCTGCCGGCCGCTGAGGTGCTGGCGGCGACGCTGGCCCTCGCCCACGAGGTCGCCGAGCAGGCCAGCCCCGCCGCGCTCGCGCTGAGCAAGCAGATCCTCTGGTCCGGCGCCGACCTCGAGCACACCGAGCAGCTCGAGACCCGCGCCCACCACGTGCTGATGGCGCACCCCGATGCCCAGGAGGGACCCCGGGCCTGGCACGAGCGCCGCGTGCCCCTGTGGACCCTGCGGGTCAGCGACCTCCCCGAGCGCTGGGACGCCGGCGACGGGGACGCGCCGTGAGTGCCCGAGTCGTCGTCGACGGGCTGGGCTTCACCGAGGGACCGGTCGCGCTGCCGGACGGCCGGGTCGCGCTCACGTCGATCAGCCACGGGTGCGTCTACGTGGTCGACCCGCGCAACACCGCGAGCCTGCAGAAGTTCGTCACCGGCGGCGGCCCGAACGGACTCGCGGCCGGCGACGACGGTGCGCTCTACGTCGCCCAGAACGGCGGGATCTGGGGCGCGCCCACGAAGGTCCCGGCCGGCGTCCAGGTGATCCGCGACGGCCGCGTCGAGCACCTCGTCGAGGGCATGGGTGCGCCCAACGACCTCGTCGTCGGGCCGGACGGGCGGCTCTGGGTGACCGACACCGTCGCAGAGGTCGTGTGGTCCGACCCCGGCTCCGGCGGTCCGGGACAGGTGCACGTCGTCGACCCGCACTCCGGTACGGCGCGGTGCGTGCTGGACGAGGGGCCGGTCTTCACCAACGGGCTGGCGTTCGACGCGAGCGGGGCCCGGCTGCTCCTTACGGCGACCCGGTCCGCGGTGCTCTGGGCCTACGACGTCACCGATGCCGGACTGGCCGGTCCCCGGCAGCTCGTGACCTTCGACGGTGGCAGCCCCGACGGCATGGAGCGCGCCGCCAACGGCCGGTTCTGGGTGGCCCTGCTCGGCGCCGACCGGCTGGACCTGGTCGATCCCGAGGACGGTGTGGTGGGCGCCGTACCGCTGCCGTCAGGGTCCCTACCGACGAACGTCTGCCGCGACCACGACGGGTCGGGGCTCTTCGTCACCGCGGGGCACGCGGGTGCGTTGCTCCACGTCCGGCTGGGCCGGTAGCGGTCAGTCGGCGGTGACGGCGGGCTGGTCGCCTTCGGTGCCCTCGGTGCCCGGGCGCACGCCCGTCAGTGCGCCGCCGTGCTCGGCCGCGAGCGCCTTCGCCCGGTCGGTGTCGGGTCCGGGCGGCGGCACGAAGACCGCCTCGCGGTAGAACCGCAGCTCCTCGATGCTCTCCATGATGTCGGCGAGCGCACGATGGTTGCCGGACTTGGCGGGGGCGTTGTAGTAGGCGCGGGGATACCACCGGCGCGACAGCTCCTTGATCGAGGAGACGTCGACGATCCGGTAGTGCAGGAACTGCTCCAGCGCCGGCATGTCGCGCGCGATGAACGCGCGGTCGGTGCCGACGGTGTTGCCGGCCAGCGGCGGACGGGTGCCCTCGGGGCAGTGCTGGCGGATGTAGGCGAGCACCTGCTCCTCCGCCTCGGCGAGGCTGACCCCGCCGTCGAGCTCCTCGAGCAGCCCGGACTTCACGTGCATGTCGCGCACGAAGTCGATCATCTGCTCCAGCGCCGCCGCCGGCGGCTTGATGACGATCTCGATCCCGTCGCCGAGGACGTTGAGCTCGAAGTCGGTGACGAGCGCCGCCACCTCGATGAGCGCGTCGTGCTCGAGGTCGAGGCCGGTCATCTCGCAGTCGATCCACACCAGTCGGTCGTTCACCCGCCCGACCCTACTCGGCGGCTCTGACGTGCTCAGCGCTCACTCAGGCTGGCTCCCTAGAGTGATCCCCGTGTCGAAGAAGAAGTCCACGGCCGCCGCCCACGCCCGTCAGCGGGCCGCCGCCGAACGCGCCGCCCAGATGCGCGCCCAGCAGCAGAAGCAGGAACGACGGCGCCGCGTCGCGATCGGTGCCGCCGTGGTCGTGGTGGCCGTTGCCCTGATCGCCCTGATCGCCTGGGCGGTCACCGGCAACGACAAGCCGACCACGCCGCCCGAAGGCGCCACCGACACCTACGGCCTCGCGTACGGCGACCCCGAGGCGCCGCTGAAGGTCGAGATCTACGAGGACTTCCTCTGCCCCGCGTGCGGTGCGTTCGAGGCCGAGATGGGCGCGGAGCTGACCGAGGCGGCCGACGACGGGCGGGTCTTCGTCACCTTCCGCCCGGTGGCGATCCTGGACCGCTCCTCGCGCACCGACTACCCGACCCGCGCCGCCAACGCCGTCGCGGTCGTGCTCGACGCCGCGGGCCCCGAGGTCGCCAAGACCTTCCACGACCTGCTCTACGAGCGCCAGCCGACCGAGGGTCGCGCCGAGCACGACGACGACGCGCTGGTGGCGATGGCGGTCGAGGCGGGCGCCACCGAGGCGGACGTACGCCCCGGCATCGAGGACCGGGCGTTCGAGGGCTGGGTCGACGCCGCGACCGACGCGATGGCCGACAACGGCTACGAGAGCACGCCGTCGGTGATCGTCGACGGTGAGCGCATCGAGGGCGAGTCCATCGCGGACGTGGCCGACCAGCTCCGCTCCCGGCTGGGCTGATGGCGCTCGCGCAACGGGTTCGCGACGGGGCGCCGCGCTGGCGTTCCGCAGCCGTGGTCGTCGTGGCGTTCGTCGCCCTGCTCTGGGGGATCGAGGTCGTCGACACCGTCGTCGGTGGCCGCCTGGACAACGGCGGCGTACGCCCGCGCAGCGAGGACGGCGCGATCGGCATCCTGCTCGCTCCGCTGCTGCACGTCGGATGGGGCCACCTGATCGCCAACACCGGTCCCGTGCTGGTGCTGGGGTTCCTCGTGCTCGCGGCCGACCTGACCCGCGGCATCGCCGTGACGCTGGTGATCTGGCTCGTCGGCGGGGCGGGCACGTGGCTGATCGCGCCGGACTACACGATCCACCTGGGCGCCTCCACGCTGATCTTCGGCTGGCTGGTCTACCTCATCCTGCGCGGTGTCTTCAGCCTGCGGATCGGCGAGATCCTGCTCGGCGTCGTGCTCCTGGTGGCGTACGGCGGGGTGCTGTGGGGTGTCCTGCCCGGCCAGACCGGGGTCTCGTGGCAGTCGCACCTGTTCGGTGCGGTCGGTGGTGCGCTGGCGGCTTGGTGGTTCCGGGGCCGTGAGCGCGCAAACCAGAACGCGTTCTAGTCTGAGGCCCATGACGCAGCAGTGGGCACCGTCCCTGGCCGCCGAGGCCGGCGAGGCCGGGGTCGACCGCGCGGTCCGGGCCGCCCGGCGCGTGGTCGAGGGTCTGGTCCGCAACGGTCCCAACCCCGCGATCGACCTCGACGCCGTCGCCGCCGACCTCGAGTCCGTCGCCGACCGTCTCGAGGCAGCCGCCCCGGAGCTGGCCGAGCGCGTGCGCAGCATGTGGGACACCGAGCGGCTGGAGATGACGCGCCACGACCCGGTCACCGGACCCGAGAACGCGATCGCCCCGCCGATGCACGTGCAAGGCCGTAGCGACAAGGAGGTCAGCGGCACGGTGACGCTCGGTCTGGCCTATCAGGGCCCGCCGGGACACGCCCATGGCGGCGTGACCGCGCTTGTGCTCGACCACGTGCTGGGGATGGCCAACCACTGGGCCGGGACCGCCGGCATGACGGCGAAGCTGACGCTGCGCTACCGCCGGCGTACGCCGCTCTTCGTCCCGCTGACCGTGCGGGCGCGCCAGGTGTCGATCCAGGACCGCCGCATCACCACGACCGGGGAGATCCTCGACCCGGACGGCGAGGTGTGCGTCAGCGCCGAGGGGCTCTTCGTCGCGCTGGACGTGAGCGGCACCTCCCGCGAGGCGGCACGACGTCTGGCCGCGAACTGAAACAGGTTCTAGGCTGCGCGTCATGACCAGCGACGCGACCCACCCGGCTCTGCACCGCCCCGCCTTCAACGGCGACCTGCTCGTCCGCGCCCTCGAGCGCAACCGCGACAAGCCGGCGCTCTACCTCGGCGACGTCGTCCTCACCGCCGGCGAGCTGGCTGCGCGGATGAGCAGCTTTAGCCAGGCGATGGCGTCCCTGGGCATCACCCGCGGTTCGACCACAGCGCTGCTGTCCGGCAACCGCCCGGAGGTGCTCGTCGTGCTCGGCGCGGCGATGACCGCGGGCTGCCGCAACACCCCGCTGAGCGCGATGGGGTCGGCCGACGACCACGCCTACGTCCTGGCCGACGCGGAGATCGAGACGATCTTCTACGACCCGTCCTTCGACGAGCGCGCGGCCGAGCTCGCCCAGCGGGTGCCGACGCTGAAGAACCTGCTGTCCCTGGGCCCGTCGGAGCACGGCACCGACATCCTCGCCCTCGCCGAGACCTTCGCGCCGCAGCGGCTCGTCGCCGCCGAGGTCGAGGCCGACGACATCAGCAGCCTCGTCTACACCGGTGGCACGACCGGCAAGCCGAAGGGCGTCATCGGCGCCTTCCGCGGCGGCGCGGCGCTCAACCAGATCCAGCTGTCGGACTGGGAGTGGCCACACGAGCCGCGCTTCCTCATGTGCACCCCGCTCTCGCACGCCGGCGCTGCGTTCTTCATCCCGACGCTGATGCGCGGCGGCGCACTCTATGTGTTGCCGTACTTCGAGCCCGGCGCGGTGCTCGAGGCGATCGAGAAGCACAAGATCGACGCCACGATGCTGGTCCCGACGATGATCTACATGCTCCTGGACCACCCCGACTTCGCGAAGCGCGACCTGACGAGCCTCAAGACGCTGTTCTACGGCGCGGCGCCGATGTCGCCGGCGCGGCTGAAGGAGGGCATCGCCAAGCTCGGCCCGGTGTTCTTCCAGTACTACGGCCAGACCGAGTGCGGCATGACGATCACCGTCATGCGCACCGACGAGCACCTCGTCGACGACGACGCACGTCTGGCCTCGTGCGGCCGCCCGGTCCCGTGGCTCGACGTACGCCTGCTCGACGACGACCTCAACGAGGTCGACCCGGGCGAGCCCGGTGAGATCTGCGTGCGCGGCCCGCTCGTGATGAAGGGCTACTGGAACAAGCCCGAGGAGACCGCCGAGGCGCTGCGCGGCGGCTGGCTGCACACCGGCGACATCGCGCGTGCCGACGCCGACGGCTTCCTCACGATTGTCGACCGCAAGAAGGACATGATCGTCACCGGCGGGTTCAACGTCTTCCCGCGCGAGGTCGAGGACGTGCTGTCCGCCCACCCCGCCGTCGCCGCGGCCGCGGTCATCGGCGTCCCCGACGAGAAGTGGGGGGAGGCGGTCAAGGCCGTCATCAAGCTGCGCGAGGGCGTCGAGACCGACCACGACACCCTGACGGCAGAGCTGGTCGAGTCGGTCAAGGCGGTCAAGGGCTCGGTGCAGGCGCCGAAGTCGATCGACTACGTCGACGCCATCCCGCTCACTCCCCTGGGCAAGCTCGACAAGAAGGCGCTGCGCGCGCAGTACTGGGAGGGCGCCGCCCGGTCCGTGTGACCGGCGGCAGTTTCACCGCCCGACTAACGACACGCCCGCTCGTCGAACGAAACTGATGCCCCAGGCGCCCGGTTTCGTACGACGAGTGGTGCCGGTGTGGCAGGTGGGATCAGCCGACGGCGTGCATGGCGTCGACGAGCGCGGTGAGCAGGTCGCCGGAGACGTCGGAGCCGGGGAAGTAGACGCAGACCCGGTCGGCGTGCTCGCCGAAGCGGCGGTGGATCTCGGCCGCGACCTGCTCGGGCGTCCCGCGCACGGCGATGGTGTCGAAGAGGTCGTCGTCGACCAGCTCGGCCATCGCGGCGAAGTCACCCTGCTTGGACAGCCGGTTGAGCTCGGGTTGTACGTCCTCGCGCCCGG
The nucleotide sequence above comes from Nocardioides massiliensis. Encoded proteins:
- a CDS encoding SMP-30/gluconolactonase/LRE family protein, with protein sequence MSARVVVDGLGFTEGPVALPDGRVALTSISHGCVYVVDPRNTASLQKFVTGGGPNGLAAGDDGALYVAQNGGIWGAPTKVPAGVQVIRDGRVEHLVEGMGAPNDLVVGPDGRLWVTDTVAEVVWSDPGSGGPGQVHVVDPHSGTARCVLDEGPVFTNGLAFDASGARLLLTATRSAVLWAYDVTDAGLAGPRQLVTFDGGSPDGMERAANGRFWVALLGADRLDLVDPEDGVVGAVPLPSGSLPTNVCRDHDGSGLFVTAGHAGALLHVRLGR
- a CDS encoding SDR family NAD(P)-dependent oxidoreductase; amino-acid sequence: MTTTPEQSSPTARQVVAGLDLHGRTCAITGATSGLGRASALALAGAGARVLLLGRSTTGLVDTAEQIRSEVADAEVHPVHLDLADLTSVRAAAQEVAALTDRLDVLMNNAGVMFTPLDRTADGFERQLGVNHVGHFALTTALLPTLLTAERPRVVTLSSGGHVLGDVDLGDPHWEHRPYDKFVAYGASKTANVLFTVGLRERYADAGLTAFAVHPGTVATELGRHMSRDDFSELGRLVRERRAGDPTKSPWLEFVNPEQGAATQVWAATRAPDTSEAVYLADCAPSDDVAAYAVDPGRARLLWAASESWCAAALS
- a CDS encoding enoyl-CoA hydratase/isomerase family protein, whose translation is MTGVRTELDGPVAVLTLDGPEKLNAFSARTASALGAAYAACDADDRIRAVVLTGEGRAFCAGADMSPAADAFAARDREFSASPVDPPAWRVRKPVLAAVNGHAIGIGLTIALQCDLRLVAEDAKLAIPQVRRGMVGDAQSHHTLRQLVGMATAADLLLTGRTITGAEAARRGIATEALPAAEVLAATLALAHEVAEQASPAALALSKQILWSGADLEHTEQLETRAHHVLMAHPDAQEGPRAWHERRVPLWTLRVSDLPERWDAGDGDAP
- a CDS encoding PaaI family thioesterase; the protein is MTQQWAPSLAAEAGEAGVDRAVRAARRVVEGLVRNGPNPAIDLDAVAADLESVADRLEAAAPELAERVRSMWDTERLEMTRHDPVTGPENAIAPPMHVQGRSDKEVSGTVTLGLAYQGPPGHAHGGVTALVLDHVLGMANHWAGTAGMTAKLTLRYRRRTPLFVPLTVRARQVSIQDRRITTTGEILDPDGEVCVSAEGLFVALDVSGTSREAARRLAAN
- the orn gene encoding oligoribonuclease, whose amino-acid sequence is MNDRLVWIDCEMTGLDLEHDALIEVAALVTDFELNVLGDGIEIVIKPPAAALEQMIDFVRDMHVKSGLLEELDGGVSLAEAEEQVLAYIRQHCPEGTRPPLAGNTVGTDRAFIARDMPALEQFLHYRIVDVSSIKELSRRWYPRAYYNAPAKSGNHRALADIMESIEELRFYREAVFVPPPGPDTDRAKALAAEHGGALTGVRPGTEGTEGDQPAVTAD
- a CDS encoding rhomboid family intramembrane serine protease, producing MALAQRVRDGAPRWRSAAVVVVAFVALLWGIEVVDTVVGGRLDNGGVRPRSEDGAIGILLAPLLHVGWGHLIANTGPVLVLGFLVLAADLTRGIAVTLVIWLVGGAGTWLIAPDYTIHLGASTLIFGWLVYLILRGVFSLRIGEILLGVVLLVAYGGVLWGVLPGQTGVSWQSHLFGAVGGALAAWWFRGRERANQNAF
- a CDS encoding DsbA family protein, encoding MSKKKSTAAAHARQRAAAERAAQMRAQQQKQERRRRVAIGAAVVVVAVALIALIAWAVTGNDKPTTPPEGATDTYGLAYGDPEAPLKVEIYEDFLCPACGAFEAEMGAELTEAADDGRVFVTFRPVAILDRSSRTDYPTRAANAVAVVLDAAGPEVAKTFHDLLYERQPTEGRAEHDDDALVAMAVEAGATEADVRPGIEDRAFEGWVDAATDAMADNGYESTPSVIVDGERIEGESIADVADQLRSRLG
- a CDS encoding AMP-binding protein produces the protein MTSDATHPALHRPAFNGDLLVRALERNRDKPALYLGDVVLTAGELAARMSSFSQAMASLGITRGSTTALLSGNRPEVLVVLGAAMTAGCRNTPLSAMGSADDHAYVLADAEIETIFYDPSFDERAAELAQRVPTLKNLLSLGPSEHGTDILALAETFAPQRLVAAEVEADDISSLVYTGGTTGKPKGVIGAFRGGAALNQIQLSDWEWPHEPRFLMCTPLSHAGAAFFIPTLMRGGALYVLPYFEPGAVLEAIEKHKIDATMLVPTMIYMLLDHPDFAKRDLTSLKTLFYGAAPMSPARLKEGIAKLGPVFFQYYGQTECGMTITVMRTDEHLVDDDARLASCGRPVPWLDVRLLDDDLNEVDPGEPGEICVRGPLVMKGYWNKPEETAEALRGGWLHTGDIARADADGFLTIVDRKKDMIVTGGFNVFPREVEDVLSAHPAVAAAAVIGVPDEKWGEAVKAVIKLREGVETDHDTLTAELVESVKAVKGSVQAPKSIDYVDAIPLTPLGKLDKKALRAQYWEGAARSV